The following DNA comes from Mycolicibacterium lutetiense.
ACGCTCACCGACGGCGAGTCGATCGTCATCGCGCAGTGGCCAGAAGCGTCGGGCATCGCGCTCGATCCGGTTGCGGCACAACACATTGCCGACATGCAGAAGCTGATCACCGAGGTTCGCCGCTTCCGCAGCGACCAGGGTCTGGCCGACCGGCAGCGGGTCCCGGCCCGCCTGTCGGCTATCGCCGAGGCCGGCCTGACCGAGCAACTGCCCGCGGTCACCGCACTGGCCTGGCTGACCGATGCCGGTGACGGATTCACCCCGTCGGCCTCGGTCGAGGTGCGTCTGGCGCAGGCCACGGTACTCGTCGAGGTGGACACCTCGGGCACCGTCGATGTCGCGGCCGAGCGGCGCCGGATGGAGAAGGATCTGGCCGCCGCGCAGAAGGAATTTGCCACCACGACGGCCAAGCTCGGAAACGAGGAGTTCCTGTCCAAGGCGCCCGACAATGTCGTCGAAAAGATCCGCGGCCGCCAGCAGTTGGCCTCCGAAGAGGTCGAGCGGATCACTGCCCGCCTGGCCGGACTCAAATGAGGATCCGGTGACCGATCCGATCCCCACTCCGGACGAGATCGCCGCGCTGCTGCAGGTCGAGCATCTACTCGATCAGCGCTGGCCCGAGACCAAGCTGGACCCCAGCACCGCGCGCATCGCAGCCCTGCTGGAACTGCTGGGCTCGCCGCAGCAGGCCTACCCGTCGATCCATGTCGCGGGGACGAACGGCAAGACGTCGGTCGCACGCCTCATCGATGCGCTGTTGACCGCACTACACCGCCGTACGGGGCGCACCACCAGTCCACACCTGCAGTCCGCGGTGGAGCGCATCTCGATCGACGGAAAACCCATCACGCCGGCGCAATACGTCAACGCGTACACCGAGATCGAACCATTCGTCGAACTGGTGGACCAGCAGTCCGAAGCCGACGGTGGCCCGAAGATGAGCAAATTCGAGGTGCTCACCGCGATGGCCTTCGCAGCTTTCGCCGACGTGCCCATCGACGTCGCGGTCGTCGAGGTCGGCATGGGTGGACGCTGGGACGCCACCAACGTCGTCAACGCCCCGGTCGCGGTGATCACTCCGATCGGCCTCGACCACACCGACTACCTGGGTGACACGATCGCCGCGATCGCGGGGGAAAAGGCCGGCATCATCACCCGGCAGCCCGACGACCTGGTGCCGGTCGACACGGTGGCGGTCATCGCCACGCAGGTTCCCGAGGCCATGGAGGTACTGCTGGAAGAGGCGGTGCGTGCCGATGCTGCCGTCGCCCGCGAAGACTCGGAGTTCGCCGTGCTGTCCAGGCAGGTCGCCATCGGCGGCCAGGTGTTGGAGTTGCAGGGCCTGAGCGGGGTGTATTCGGAGATCTTCCTGCCGCTGCACGGTGAGCATCAGGCCCACAACGCCGTTCTCGCACTGGCCGCGGTCGAGGCGTTCTTCGGTGCGGGTGCCGGCAGTCAACTCGACGTCGAGGCGATCCGGGCCGGCTTCGCGGCCGTGCACAGCCCGGGCCGGATGGAGCGCATGCGAAGCGCGCCAACAGTTTTCATCGATGCGGCACACAATCCTGCCGGCGCCGCGGCGCTGGCGCAGACCTTGCAGCAGGAGTTCGACTTCCGCTTCCTGGTCGGGGTGGTGTCGGTGATGGGGGACAAGGACGCCGGTGGCATCCTGGCCGCGCTGGAGCCGGTGTTCGACCAGATCGTGGTCACCCACAACGGTTCGCCCCGGGCGATGGACGTCGAGTCATTGGCGTTGTTGGCCGAGGAAAGGTTCGGCCAGGATCGGGTGATCACCGCCACGACGCTGTCGGATGCCATCGAAACCGCCACCGCGTTGGTCGAGGAGGCCGGCGCAGAGGAAGGCCTGTCCGGGGCCGGCATGGTGATCACCGGTTCGGTGGTGACTGCCGGCGTGGCCCGGACCCTGTTCGGACGGGACCCGCAATGAACGATCAGACACCCGGCGACACGCCGGCCCCTACTGACCCCTGGAAGAGCTTCCGTGGGGTGATGGCAGCGACGTTGATCCTCGAAGCCATCGTGGTACTTCTGGCCCTACCGGTGGTCGGTGTCAGTGACGACGGGCTGACCTGGACGTCGGGCGGATTCGTGATCGG
Coding sequences within:
- the folC gene encoding bifunctional tetrahydrofolate synthase/dihydrofolate synthase, whose product is MTDPIPTPDEIAALLQVEHLLDQRWPETKLDPSTARIAALLELLGSPQQAYPSIHVAGTNGKTSVARLIDALLTALHRRTGRTTSPHLQSAVERISIDGKPITPAQYVNAYTEIEPFVELVDQQSEADGGPKMSKFEVLTAMAFAAFADVPIDVAVVEVGMGGRWDATNVVNAPVAVITPIGLDHTDYLGDTIAAIAGEKAGIITRQPDDLVPVDTVAVIATQVPEAMEVLLEEAVRADAAVAREDSEFAVLSRQVAIGGQVLELQGLSGVYSEIFLPLHGEHQAHNAVLALAAVEAFFGAGAGSQLDVEAIRAGFAAVHSPGRMERMRSAPTVFIDAAHNPAGAAALAQTLQQEFDFRFLVGVVSVMGDKDAGGILAALEPVFDQIVVTHNGSPRAMDVESLALLAEERFGQDRVITATTLSDAIETATALVEEAGAEEGLSGAGMVITGSVVTAGVARTLFGRDPQ